A genomic window from Prunus persica cultivar Lovell chromosome G2, Prunus_persica_NCBIv2, whole genome shotgun sequence includes:
- the LOC18785495 gene encoding uncharacterized protein LOC18785495 produces MASMAYPTSSSYNYKNYNKAYRSFTTPHILVSQQQQRNDQKPSDPIGRREIILRSSELAVVGAIFNLSGKKPDYLGVQKNQQALALCPATKNCISTSENVSDLTHYAPPWNYNGGRKKPVNREVAMEELLQVIKSTKPDKFTPRIMEIKNDYVRVEYEGPILGFVDDVEFWFPPGKDSLVEYRSASRLGSFDFDFNRKRIKALRQELEKKGWASKDSF; encoded by the exons ATGGCTTCCATGGCTTACCCAACAAGCTCCTCCTATAACTACAAGAATTACAACAAAGCTTACAGAAGTTTCACCACTCCCCATATCCTAGTTtctcagcagcagcagcgAAATGACCAAAAACCCAGTGACCCAATTGGTCGAAG GGAAATAATACTAAGGAGCAGCGAATTGGCAGTGGTAGGTGCCATCTTCAACCTCAG TGGTAAAAAGCCAGATTATCTTGGGGTGCAGAAAAATCAACAGGCTTTGGCACTTTGTCCAGCTACTAAGAATTGCATATCAACCTCTGAGAATGTCTCTGACCTTACCCATTATGCCCCACCTTG GAACTACAACGGGGGTAGGAAGAAGCCAGTCAACAGAGAAGTGGCTATGGAGGAACTTCTCCAAGTG ATTAAATCAACAAAGCCGGACAAGTTCACACCGCGGATTATGGAGATAAAAAATGATTATGTGCGAGTGGAATACGAAGGTCCCATCCTAGGG TTTGTGGATGATGTTGAGTTTTGGTTCCCACCGGGCAAAGACTCATTAGTGGAGTATCGATCTGCATCCCGGTTAGGGAGCTTTGATTTTGACTTTAACAGAAAGAGAATCAAG GCGCTGCGGCAAGAGTTAGAGAAGAAAGGTTGGGCTTCTAAGGACAGCTTTTGA